In uncultured Ilyobacter sp., a genomic segment contains:
- a CDS encoding acetyl-CoA C-acetyltransferase yields MRKVYIVSAKRTPVGTFLGGLSSVSPAELGGAVIRNIVEETGINPKNLDEVVIGNVLPAGHGQGIGRQAAVAGGVPYEVPAYSLNIICGSGMKSVISAYSNIKSGEANLIIAGGTESMSQAGFVLPAAVRGGHKMADIKMIDHMIKDALTDSFNDYHMGITAENIVEKYGLTREAQDKFSMESQKRAIAAVDSGRFKDEIVPIEVKSRKGSVVVDQDEHPNRKTTPEILAKLRPAFKKDGSVTAGNASGLNDGASMLLLASEEAVEKYNLKPIAEIISTGQGGVDPSIMGMGPVPAINNALGKLEMKLEDIELLELNEAFAAQSLGVMTELSKQHNVELNWFSERTNVNGGAIAIGHPVGASGNRIITTLIHEMIKRDVKTGLASLCIGGGMGTAVILKKI; encoded by the coding sequence ATGAGAAAAGTATATATAGTAAGTGCTAAAAGAACACCTGTTGGAACTTTTTTAGGTGGATTAAGTAGCGTTTCTCCAGCTGAACTTGGAGGAGCAGTAATCAGAAATATTGTTGAAGAAACTGGTATTAACCCTAAAAACCTTGACGAAGTTGTAATTGGAAATGTCCTGCCTGCAGGTCATGGACAAGGGATAGGTAGACAGGCTGCAGTGGCAGGAGGAGTTCCTTATGAAGTTCCGGCTTATTCACTAAACATTATCTGTGGAAGCGGAATGAAGTCTGTAATCTCAGCTTACAGCAACATCAAATCAGGGGAAGCCAATCTTATAATTGCTGGTGGAACTGAGTCTATGTCTCAGGCAGGTTTTGTTCTTCCTGCAGCAGTGAGAGGCGGTCACAAGATGGCTGATATAAAAATGATCGATCACATGATAAAAGATGCACTGACAGATTCTTTTAATGACTATCATATGGGAATAACAGCTGAAAATATTGTTGAAAAATATGGTCTTACAAGAGAGGCTCAAGATAAATTTTCAATGGAATCTCAAAAGAGAGCAATTGCAGCGGTGGATTCTGGAAGGTTTAAAGATGAGATTGTTCCAATAGAAGTTAAAAGCAGAAAAGGAAGCGTTGTTGTAGATCAAGATGAACATCCAAATAGAAAAACCACTCCTGAAATTTTGGCAAAATTAAGACCAGCCTTTAAAAAAGACGGTAGTGTAACAGCAGGAAATGCATCGGGTCTAAATGATGGAGCAAGTATGCTACTTCTTGCCTCTGAAGAAGCGGTAGAAAAATACAATCTTAAACCCATAGCTGAGATAATATCTACAGGTCAAGGAGGAGTGGATCCTTCTATAATGGGAATGGGACCTGTTCCTGCAATAAACAATGCACTTGGTAAATTAGAAATGAAGCTTGAAGATATAGAGCTTTTGGAATTAAATGAAGCCTTTGCGGCTCAGTCTTTAGGAGTAATGACTGAACTATCAAAGCAACATAATGTAGAACTTAATTGGTTCTCAGAAAGGACAAATGTCAATGGAGGAGCCATAGCAATAGGACATCCTGTAGGAGCATCTGGGAATAGAATAATAACAACACTTATTCATGAGATGATAAAAAGAGATGTAAAAACAGGACTGGCCTCTCTTTGTATTGGCGGAGGAATGGGAACTGCAGTTATACTGAAAAAAATCTAA
- a CDS encoding electron transfer flavoprotein subunit beta/FixA family protein — MKIVVCVKQVPDTTEIRLDPVTGTLIRDGVPSIINPDDKAGLEEALKLKDKFGAHVTAITMGPPQAQEALRETLAMGADRAILLTDRKFAGADTLATSNALAAAIKELDYDLIIAGRQAIDGDTAQVGPQIAEHLGMPQVSYVKNIECDENKTLTIKRAVEDGYYLLQVQMPCLVTVLTEANKPRYMSVKGIVEAYDTDVEVWDTTNITVDLEKLGLKGSPTKVRKSFTKGAKQAGKVYELEAKEAAKLIVEKLKESFVI; from the coding sequence ATGAAAATAGTAGTTTGTGTAAAACAGGTGCCTGATACTACAGAGATCAGATTAGACCCTGTAACTGGAACACTAATAAGAGACGGAGTACCTAGTATTATTAATCCTGACGACAAAGCCGGACTAGAGGAAGCTTTAAAACTTAAAGATAAATTTGGAGCTCATGTTACTGCAATTACAATGGGTCCACCTCAAGCGCAAGAAGCTTTGAGAGAAACTCTTGCCATGGGCGCAGACAGAGCAATATTACTTACAGATAGAAAATTTGCAGGAGCAGATACCCTAGCGACCTCTAATGCCCTTGCCGCTGCAATAAAAGAGCTTGACTATGATTTGATCATAGCAGGAAGACAGGCTATAGACGGAGATACTGCCCAGGTTGGTCCTCAAATAGCTGAACACCTAGGGATGCCACAGGTATCCTATGTAAAAAATATAGAATGTGATGAAAACAAGACCTTAACAATAAAAAGAGCTGTAGAAGATGGATACTATCTTTTGCAAGTTCAAATGCCTTGCCTTGTTACAGTGTTGACTGAGGCCAATAAACCTAGATATATGTCTGTAAAAGGTATCGTTGAAGCCTATGATACAGATGTGGAAGTATGGGATACCACAAATATTACTGTAGACCTTGAAAAACTTGGATTAAAGGGTTCTCCTACAAAGGTAAGAAAGTCATTTACAAAGGGAGCAAAACAAGCTGGAAAGGTTTATGAACTAGAAGCTAAAGAGGCGGCAAAGTTGATCGTAGAGAAACTTAAAGAGAGCTTTGTTATCTAA
- a CDS encoding MaoC family dehydratase — MKYSELKLGMKSSITKTITETDVILYSGVSLDTNPAHLNEEYAKTTMFKKRIAHGMLTAGLISAVLGTRLPGEGSIYMGQELKFKAPVYMGDTITAEVEIIELIDEKNQIILKTVCTNQDGKVVIDGTARIMKK, encoded by the coding sequence ATGAAATATTCAGAATTAAAGCTTGGAATGAAAAGCAGCATAACTAAAACTATAACTGAGACAGATGTAATACTCTATTCAGGAGTGAGCTTAGATACAAATCCTGCACATCTAAATGAGGAATACGCTAAGACAACAATGTTTAAAAAAAGAATTGCACATGGAATGCTAACTGCCGGTCTCATATCAGCAGTGCTTGGGACAAGACTTCCTGGAGAAGGAAGTATTTACATGGGACAGGAATTAAAGTTTAAGGCACCGGTATATATGGGAGATACAATTACTGCTGAAGTTGAAATTATAGAGCTTATCGATGAAAAAAATCAAATAATACTAAAAACTGTATGTACTAATCAAGATGGAAAAGTAGTAATAGACGGAACAGCTAGAATAATGAAAAAATAA
- a CDS encoding acyl-CoA dehydrogenase encodes MNFELPKTHVLFRQMIREFVENEVKPIAADIDEEERFPIETVKKMNDIGLMGIPVPKEYGGAGGDNLMYAMAVEELSKACATTGVIVSAHTSLGMAPILEFGTDAQKKKYLPKMTTGEWLGAFGLTEPNAGTDAAGQQTTAHFDEKTDEWILNGSKIFITNAGYAHVYIIFAMTDKSKGLKGISAFILEADTPGFSVGKKEKKLGIKGSATCELIMEDCRVPKENLLGAVGKGFKIAMMTLDGGRIGIASQALGISQGALDESISYVKERKQFGRSIAAFQNTQFQLADMHTKTEAARMLVYSAAWKKSNKKPYSQDAAMAKLMAAETAMEVTTKAVQLHGGYGYTREYPVERMMRDAKITEIYEGTSEVQKMVISAGILK; translated from the coding sequence ATGAATTTCGAGTTACCTAAAACGCATGTGCTTTTTAGACAGATGATCAGAGAATTTGTTGAAAACGAAGTAAAGCCAATAGCTGCAGATATAGACGAAGAAGAAAGATTTCCAATTGAAACTGTAAAAAAGATGAATGATATAGGACTTATGGGGATCCCTGTTCCAAAAGAATATGGTGGTGCCGGTGGTGACAACCTTATGTACGCAATGGCAGTAGAAGAGCTTTCAAAAGCTTGTGCGACTACCGGTGTAATTGTGTCGGCACATACTTCCCTTGGAATGGCGCCAATTTTAGAGTTTGGAACAGATGCTCAAAAGAAAAAATATTTACCTAAAATGACAACTGGAGAATGGTTAGGAGCCTTTGGTCTTACTGAACCAAATGCAGGAACAGATGCAGCAGGTCAGCAGACGACAGCTCATTTTGATGAAAAAACAGACGAATGGATACTAAATGGTTCTAAAATATTTATAACAAACGCAGGATATGCTCATGTATATATAATCTTTGCTATGACAGATAAATCAAAGGGCTTAAAAGGAATTTCAGCCTTTATTTTAGAAGCAGACACTCCAGGATTTAGCGTTGGTAAAAAAGAGAAAAAATTGGGAATAAAAGGTTCTGCAACTTGTGAATTAATTATGGAAGATTGTAGAGTTCCTAAAGAAAATCTATTGGGAGCTGTAGGAAAAGGATTCAAAATAGCTATGATGACCCTTGACGGTGGAAGAATCGGTATTGCGTCTCAGGCGCTTGGAATTTCCCAGGGAGCTTTAGATGAAAGTATCAGCTATGTAAAAGAAAGAAAACAATTTGGAAGAAGTATAGCAGCATTCCAAAATACACAATTTCAGCTTGCAGATATGCACACAAAAACTGAGGCAGCAAGAATGCTAGTATACAGCGCAGCGTGGAAAAAATCAAATAAAAAGCCATATTCACAAGACGCAGCTATGGCTAAGCTTATGGCTGCAGAAACAGCTATGGAAGTGACAACAAAGGCTGTACAACTTCACGGAGGATATGGATATACCAGAGAATATCCTGTGGAAAGAATGATGAGAGACGCTAAAATCACTGAAATATATGAGGGAACATCTGAAGTACAAAAGATGGTAATTTCAGCTGGAATTCTTAAATAA
- a CDS encoding beta-ketoacyl-ACP reductase, whose protein sequence is MRLEEKVCIVTGGAKGIGAEMAQLFAKEGAKVIAADMSDLDYSVENIEGYKLNVADTNQCEELFKYASEKYGRIDVLVNNAGITRDGLTHKITDDMWNMVIDVNLKGVFNLTKHVGPYMMKQGNGSIINISSVVGEYGNIGQANYAATKAGVIGLAKTWAKEFARKGAAVRANAIAPGYIMTDILKTVPQPLLDDFAKLTMLGRLGQPEEIAKAALFLASDDSSYVTGHVLSVNGGMRL, encoded by the coding sequence ATGAGATTAGAAGAAAAAGTATGTATAGTAACTGGAGGAGCCAAGGGAATAGGAGCAGAAATGGCTCAGTTGTTTGCAAAGGAAGGGGCCAAGGTGATAGCTGCCGACATGTCTGATCTTGATTATTCTGTAGAGAATATAGAGGGATATAAATTGAACGTAGCTGATACTAATCAGTGTGAGGAATTGTTTAAGTATGCATCTGAAAAATATGGGAGAATAGATGTACTTGTTAATAACGCAGGTATTACAAGAGATGGATTAACTCATAAAATAACAGACGACATGTGGAATATGGTAATCGATGTAAATCTCAAAGGAGTTTTTAATCTCACCAAGCATGTTGGTCCTTATATGATGAAACAAGGAAATGGATCAATAATAAATATTTCTTCTGTAGTCGGAGAATATGGGAATATAGGTCAGGCTAACTATGCAGCTACAAAAGCTGGAGTTATAGGACTTGCTAAAACATGGGCAAAGGAATTTGCCAGAAAGGGTGCCGCAGTAAGAGCTAATGCAATAGCACCGGGATATATTATGACAGACATATTAAAAACTGTACCTCAACCTCTTTTAGATGATTTTGCTAAACTTACTATGCTTGGAAGATTAGGTCAACCAGAAGAAATTGCAAAAGCAGCCCTTTTCCTAGCCAGTGATGACTCGAGTTATGTGACAGGACACGTGCTTAGCGTAAACGGAGGAATGAGACTGTAA